A genomic region of Gemmata massiliana contains the following coding sequences:
- a CDS encoding MBL fold metallo-hydrolase: MSARSHPKGVMAKAPPPPAEPTVTFWGAARTVTGSMHQLTTGNKTILLDCGLFQGKRSESYLRNRDFPFRTRDIDAVILSHAHVDHCGNLPNLVRRGFAGPIYCTPATRALAAVMLGDAAKIQEEDANYLNHKRARHEPKITPLFDARDVFRTLTKMQAVRYGERFTLSKGIEVTFADAGHLLGSATVHLRLDGPNGERRVTFTGDVGRPGLPILRDPEPIPACDLLISESTYGGHTHEHVDETADKLGEVVRRTIERGGRVIIPAFAVGRTQTVVYFLHQLISSGKLPPVPIFVDSPMANRATEVFRAHTECFDEETLALLNVHPDLFGEKHVRYVETVNESVKLNRREGPCVVISASGMCEAGRILHHLKHGLGDPRNTILIAGYQAADTLGRRLVEKRPEVRVLGRPCPVKAEVVVLNGLSSHADHGDMLRMLGPLASTTSRVRLVHGEPERATKLVDGLKEIGFADVSIPDRGETVVV; this comes from the coding sequence ATGTCGGCTCGTTCCCACCCGAAAGGCGTCATGGCCAAAGCTCCACCGCCCCCGGCCGAACCGACGGTCACGTTCTGGGGGGCCGCGCGAACCGTAACCGGTTCGATGCACCAACTCACGACCGGTAACAAAACGATCCTGCTCGATTGCGGACTGTTCCAGGGCAAGCGGTCTGAGAGCTACCTTCGTAATCGCGACTTCCCGTTTCGCACGCGCGACATCGACGCGGTGATCCTCAGCCACGCGCACGTGGACCATTGCGGCAACCTGCCGAATCTTGTGCGTCGGGGGTTCGCCGGGCCGATTTACTGCACGCCGGCCACTCGTGCGCTCGCCGCGGTCATGCTCGGCGACGCCGCCAAGATTCAGGAAGAGGACGCGAACTACCTGAACCACAAGCGCGCGCGGCACGAGCCAAAGATCACCCCGCTGTTCGACGCACGCGACGTGTTCCGCACGCTGACCAAGATGCAGGCGGTGCGGTACGGCGAGCGGTTCACGCTGAGCAAGGGAATCGAAGTCACGTTCGCGGACGCCGGGCACTTGCTCGGTTCGGCCACGGTTCACCTGCGTCTCGACGGGCCGAACGGAGAACGGCGCGTCACGTTCACGGGCGATGTGGGCCGTCCGGGGCTGCCCATTCTGCGCGACCCGGAACCGATCCCCGCGTGCGACCTGCTCATCAGCGAGAGTACCTACGGCGGGCACACGCACGAACACGTGGACGAAACCGCAGACAAACTGGGCGAAGTGGTGCGCCGGACGATCGAGCGCGGCGGGCGGGTCATCATCCCGGCGTTCGCGGTCGGCCGTACCCAGACGGTGGTGTACTTCCTGCACCAGCTCATTTCGAGCGGCAAACTGCCGCCCGTCCCGATATTCGTGGACAGCCCGATGGCGAACCGGGCCACCGAGGTGTTTCGCGCGCACACCGAGTGCTTCGACGAAGAAACGCTCGCGCTCCTCAACGTGCATCCGGACTTGTTCGGCGAGAAGCACGTGCGGTACGTCGAAACTGTAAATGAGAGCGTGAAGCTGAACCGGCGCGAGGGGCCGTGCGTGGTGATTTCGGCCAGCGGGATGTGCGAGGCCGGGCGCATTTTGCACCACCTGAAGCACGGACTCGGCGACCCGCGCAACACGATCCTCATCGCCGGCTACCAGGCCGCGGACACGCTCGGTCGGCGCTTGGTCGAGAAGCGCCCAGAGGTCCGCGTGCTGGGGCGCCCGTGCCCGGTGAAGGCCGAAGTCGTGGTGCTAAACGGGCTATCCAGCCACGCCGACCACGGCGACATGCTGCGGATGCTCGGTCCGCTGGCCTCTACCACGTCGCGCGTGCGCCTCGTTCACGGGGAACCGGAACGGGCAACGAAACTGGTGGACGGACTCAAGGAAATTGGGTTCGCCGACGTCAGCATCCCGGATCGGGGCGAGACGGTGGTGGTGTGA
- a CDS encoding ArsR/SmtB family transcription factor: MAKDPLEPQRCARLLSALAAPERLKIVRFLADGPQNVTAIADMLRLKNVVNVSHHLGVLRNAGLIRGKKQGRFVLYSLRPGVLEDAVNAGIPKDALNLGCCRIEMPNCRDEVKELEE; encoded by the coding sequence GTGGCCAAAGATCCGCTCGAACCGCAGCGCTGCGCGCGGTTACTCTCTGCACTGGCCGCGCCGGAGCGGTTGAAAATCGTCCGCTTCCTGGCCGACGGCCCGCAGAACGTGACCGCGATCGCGGACATGCTCCGGCTGAAGAACGTCGTGAACGTCTCGCACCACCTAGGTGTGCTGCGGAACGCGGGCCTGATTCGCGGGAAGAAGCAGGGCCGGTTCGTGTTGTACTCGCTGCGCCCCGGTGTGCTGGAAGACGCGGTGAACGCAGGCATCCCGAAGGACGCGCTGAACCTCGGCTGCTGCCGCATCGAAATGCCGAACTGCCGAGACGAAGTGAAAGAGCTGGAAGAATGA
- a CDS encoding WD40 repeat domain-containing protein → MDAQTLTNKAALISTPAKQIARLKGHTAEIISLAFSPDRCLLASASSDGTARIWDIASSKPSERSALQKSGDKLHALTFAPNSRTLAVGSGSLNGFVWLYDVSDKAPQEAGTLRGARGAVDALSFSPDGKQVAGAGEDRTLRIWEPARGSTSEARALLLGHTQPVRAVAFSPDGMGAATASRDATIRLWTLSRIRSTERATLSHGGEVNALTYSPDGKTLATASQDGLIRLWDLTAIKPSVRAELKGHVGAVRALVISREADTLVSVGDDLRVRNWSFRTGTQFREWEITGSPATRLAFTPDGRYMAKGTSDGTVELFRVAEKR, encoded by the coding sequence GTGGACGCACAAACTTTAACCAACAAAGCAGCACTGATCTCCACCCCCGCCAAGCAGATCGCGCGCCTGAAGGGGCACACCGCCGAAATCATTTCCCTCGCGTTCTCGCCCGACCGGTGCTTGCTGGCGTCGGCGAGTAGCGACGGGACCGCCCGCATCTGGGACATCGCTAGTAGTAAGCCCAGCGAGCGTTCCGCCTTACAGAAATCCGGCGACAAGCTCCACGCACTCACGTTCGCGCCGAACAGCCGCACGCTGGCGGTCGGTTCCGGGTCGTTGAACGGCTTCGTTTGGCTCTACGACGTGTCCGATAAGGCCCCGCAGGAAGCCGGGACGCTCCGCGGCGCACGCGGGGCCGTTGACGCGCTGAGTTTTTCGCCTGACGGCAAGCAAGTCGCAGGGGCGGGCGAAGACCGCACACTGCGCATCTGGGAACCGGCACGCGGGTCAACGAGTGAAGCTCGCGCGCTGCTGTTGGGCCACACTCAACCGGTCCGGGCGGTCGCGTTTTCACCCGATGGGATGGGGGCAGCGACCGCGTCACGCGACGCGACCATCCGGCTGTGGACTCTGAGCCGAATTCGTTCGACGGAACGGGCCACGTTATCGCACGGGGGCGAAGTCAACGCACTGACCTACTCGCCCGACGGCAAAACGCTGGCGACCGCGAGCCAGGACGGGCTGATTCGGCTCTGGGATTTGACCGCAATCAAACCGAGCGTGCGGGCCGAACTGAAGGGCCACGTCGGAGCGGTTCGCGCACTAGTGATTTCGCGAGAAGCGGATACGCTCGTTAGCGTCGGCGACGACCTCCGCGTGCGCAACTGGAGTTTCCGCACCGGTACGCAGTTCCGCGAGTGGGAAATTACCGGTAGCCCCGCGACGCGCCTGGCCTTCACCCCGGATGGCCGGTACATGGCGAAGGGTACGTCCGATGGTACGGTGGAGTTGTTCCGTGTGGCCGAAAAGCGATAA